One window from the genome of Choloepus didactylus isolate mChoDid1 chromosome 2, mChoDid1.pri, whole genome shotgun sequence encodes:
- the LOC119526358 gene encoding putative dimethylaniline monooxygenase [N-oxide-forming] 6, with amino-acid sequence MGKRVAIIGAGISGLASIRCCLEEGLEPTCFERSNDIGGLWKFSDHAEEGKASIYQSVFTNSSKEMMCFPDFPHPDDYPNFMHHSKIQEYIKTFAQKKNLLRYIQFETLVSSVKKCPSFSVTGQWEIVTEKDGKQESTIFDAVMICSGHHVYPNLPTDSFPGLDKFQGNYLHSRNYKGPEAFKGKRVLVIGLGNSGCDIAVELSHLATQVIISTRSGSWVMSRVWDDGYPWDMVYITRYVSFLRNALPSLVSDWLYVKKMNTWFKHENYGLMPLNGTLRKEPVFNDELPARILCGTVSIKPSVKEFTATSAVFEDGTVFEAIDSVIFATGYHYIYPFLDDSIIKSRNNEVTLFKGIFPPQMEKPTLAVIGFVQSLGSAIPTVDLQARLAAKVFTNSCTLPTVNEMMDDINEKMGLKLKWFGQSQTLQTDYITYMDELSSFIGVKPNIPWLFLTDPRLALEVYFGPCTPYQFRLMGPGKWDGARNAILTQWDRTLKATRTRAVSEAQRPHHFYILLKILSFPVLLLAILLTFY; translated from the exons ATGGGGAAGAGAGTGGCCATCATTGGAGCTGGCATCAGCGGCTTGGCCTCTATACGGTGCTGTTTGGAAGAGGGGCTGGAGCCCACCTGCTTTGAAAGGAGCAATGATATTGGAGGCCTGTGGAAATTCTCG GACCATGCAGAAGAAGGCAAAGCCAGTATTTACCAGTCTGTATTCACCAACTCTTCCAAAGAAATGATGTGCTTTCCAGACTTCCCTCACCCTGATGATTATCCTAACTTTATGCACCACAGCAAGATCCAGGAATACATAAAGACATTTGCTCAAAAGAAGAATCTTCTAAGATACATACAGTTTGAG ACCCTGGTTTCCAGTGTAAAGAAATGTCCCTCCTTCTCAGTCACTGGCCAGTGGGaaattgttactgaaaaggatGGGAAGCAGGAATCTACCATATTTGATGCTGTAATGATTTGTTCAGGTCATCATGTATACCCCAATCTGCCAACTGATTCCTTTCCTG GCCTAGACAAATTTCAAGGCAACTACCTCCACAGCCGGAATTATAAGGGCCCAGAAGCCTTCAAGGGGAAGAGGGTCCTCGTGATTGGCCTGGGGAACTCAGGATGTGACATTGCTGTTGAGCTCAGTCATCTGGCTACACAG GTCATTATCAGCACCAGAAGTGGCTCCTGGGTCATGAGTCGGGTTTGGGATGATGGCTATCCTTGGGACATGGTATATATTACCCGCTATGTATCCTTTCTCCGGAATGCCCTTCCTTCACTTGTCTCTGACTGGTTATATGTCAAGAAGATGAACACATGGTTTAAGCATGAGAACTATGGCCTGATGCCTTTAAATGG CACCCTGAGGAAAGAGCCTGTGTTCAACGATGAGCTTCCAGCCCGCATCCTGTGTGGCACCGTGTCCATCAAGCCCAGTGTGAAGGAGTTCACAGCCACCTCAGCCGTGTTTGAGGATGGGACTGTGTTTGAGGCCATCGACAGTGTCATCTTCGCAACAGGCTATCATTACATCTACCCCTTCCTGGATGATTCCATCATCAAAAGCAGAAACAACGAGGTCACCTTGTTTAAAGGCATTTTCCCCCCACAAATGGAGAAGCCCACCTTGGCTGTGATCGGCTTtgtccagtccctggggtctgccATCCCCACAGTTGACCTTCAGGCCCGCTTGGCTGCTAAAGTATTTACAA ACTCATGTACACTGCCAACTGTGAATGAAATGATGGATGACATTAATGAGAAAATGGGGCTAAAACTCAAGTG gTTTGGTCAGAGCCAGACTTTGCAGACAGATTACATCACATACATGGATGAGCTGAGTTCTTTCATAGGAGTCAAGCCTAACATACCATGGCTCTTTCTTACAGATCCCCGGCTTGCTCTGGAGGTGTACTTTGGCCCCTGTACCCCATACCAGTTTCGACTCATGGGACCAGGGAAGTGGGATGGGGCCAGAAATGCCATCCTGACCCAATGGGACCGGACATTGAAGGCAACCAGGACAAGAGCTGTCAGTGAAGCTCAGAGACCCCACCACTTTTACATTTTGCTTAAAATACTTTCATTCCCAGtgctccttctagctattttgcttacattttattaa